Genomic window (Mycobacteriales bacterium):
CCTGTTCGAGAACCTCTCCAGCGTCTACAAGAAGATGCCGCAGGAGTTCCCGGAGAACCCGATCGAGGCGTTCAAGCGCTGCATCTACATCAGCCCGTTCTGGGAGGACAACTTCCTCGACATCGTGAAGCTGGTCGGCGCGGACCGCGTGGTGTTCGGCTCGGACTGGCCGCACCCCGAGGGCCTCAAGGACCCGATCACCTACGTCGACGACCTCGAGGGGCTGTCCCAGTCGGACATCGAGCTGATCATGGGCGGCAACATGTGCGACCTGTTCAAGATCAAGGTGCCCGTCAGCGCCTAGCGCGCTCGTCAAAGAACCCAGACACCCGCACAAAGGGGGCAAGTCGTTGAACGACGTCCTGGCCGGCGTCAAGGTGGTCGAGGTTGCCGCCTGGACCTTCGTTCCCGCGGCAGGCGCGGTGCTCGCAGAGTGGGGTGCCGACGTCATCAAGGTCGAGCCCAAGGACGGCGGCGACCCGCAGCGCGGCCTGATCACCATGGGTCTGGTGCCGGCCGGCAAGGGCGGCGTCAACTACATGATCGAGATGCCCAACCGCGGCAAGAAGTCGATCGGCATCGACCTGGCGACCGAGGGGGGCAAGGAGGTCCTCTACAAGCTGGTCGAGAACGCTGACGTCTTCGTCACCAACTATCTGCCGAAGGTTCGCAAGAAGCTCGGCATCGACCTCGAGGACATCCGCAAGGTCAACCCGAAGATCATCTTCGTCCGTGGCTCGGCGTACGGCCCGAACGGTCCCGGCGCGGACAAGCCCGGGTACGACGGCGTGTCGTACTGGTCCCGGGGCGGCGTCGGCCAGCAGCTGACGCTCAGCGTTCCCGACGCCGACTCGATCGTCGCGCCGCGCCCGGCCTTCGGTGACGTGATGGGCGGCATGACGATCGCGGGCGGCATCGTCGCCGCGCTGTACAAGAAGCTCAAGACGGGTGAGCCGTCGGTCGTCGACGTCTCGCTGCTCGGCCTCGCCGCCTGGAACCTCAGCCCCGATGTCACGAGCTCCAAGCTCTACGACAAGGACCCGATCCCCAAGTTCGACCGCAAGCAGGCGCCCAACGCCCTCGTCGGCAACTACAAGACCAAGGACGGCCGCTTCATCACGCTGATGATGTTGCAGGGGGACAAGTTCTTCCCGGAGTTCTGCAACGTGATCGGCCGGCCGGAACTCGTCACCGACGAGCGGTTCGCCGAGCCGATGAACCGGTTCACCAACCGCGCCGAGCTGATCGCGATCCTCGACGAGGAGTTCGCGGGTCGGACGTTCGAGGAGTGGATCGCCGCTCTCGAGCCGCTGTCCGGCGCGTGGGGCCCGGTGCAGTCGGCCTACGAGCTGCACGACGACCCGGACGTCATCGCCAACGGCTACATCCCGCTGGTCACCTCGATGCAGGGCGCGAAGTTCGCCATGCCGGTCAACCCGGTCCAGTTCG
Coding sequences:
- a CDS encoding amidohydrolase family protein gives rise to the protein LFENLSSVYKKMPQEFPENPIEAFKRCIYISPFWEDNFLDIVKLVGADRVVFGSDWPHPEGLKDPITYVDDLEGLSQSDIELIMGGNMCDLFKIKVPVSA
- a CDS encoding CoA transferase, translated to MNDVLAGVKVVEVAAWTFVPAAGAVLAEWGADVIKVEPKDGGDPQRGLITMGLVPAGKGGVNYMIEMPNRGKKSIGIDLATEGGKEVLYKLVENADVFVTNYLPKVRKKLGIDLEDIRKVNPKIIFVRGSAYGPNGPGADKPGYDGVSYWSRGGVGQQLTLSVPDADSIVAPRPAFGDVMGGMTIAGGIVAALYKKLKTGEPSVVDVSLLGLAAWNLSPDVTSSKLYDKDPIPKFDRKQAPNALVGNYKTKDGRFITLMMLQGDKFFPEFCNVIGRPELVTDERFAEPMNRFTNRAELIAILDEEFAGRTFEEWIAALEPLSGAWGPVQSAYELHDDPDVIANGYIPLVTSMQGAKFAMPVNPVQFDEQQVVPPGAPEHGQHTEEILLDAGVAWEQIEKYKEQGAIL